In Altererythrobacter aquiaggeris, the genomic stretch CCGCCCGTTCGACAAACGTGCCCGCACGCGCAAAAGCATAGCCCTCGTCGCGCAGCATGGTACCCTCCAGCGAGCCCTGCACAAGGGTGCCGGTGTTTCTGACCATTGCGAGCGCATCACCCAGATTGCGCTGGCTGATGGGTTTTGAAAACAGCTGTTTGATTCCCATCCAGCTTTCGTTGAGCCCTTCCCACAATTCCTCGCTGATCGCATTTCTTGCAAGACGTGCATTGGTCCGCACATTATCGATCATGTCCATCACGCTGAGCGGGTTGGCCTTGTCTCGGAGGATGAAATTCCAAACCTGAATGCCGGAATAGGAAACGTTCGATTTTTCGTAATCGGCTTTCAAACCAGCGGTCTGAATGACCGAGCGCCATTCTTCCTCCGATGTGACCAGATCGCGCGTCAATGCCATCCGGAAACCTGCATCAAGCAGACGAACGGTGTTTTCCGCGCGTTCGAGATAGCGGAACATCCAGTATATGCCGTGGGCCGTACGTCCTAACATCAATCGTCCAGCACCCAGGTATCCTTGGTGCCTCCGCCTTGACTTGAATTTACCACAAGAGAACCTTCCTTCATGGCAACTCTGGTCAAGCCGCCCGGTGTAATGTCGATGCTGTCCGGAGATACCAGAACGAACGGCCGCAGATCGACATGGCGCGGTGCCAATCCCTTTTTCTGGTAAATCGGGACTGTCGAAAGCGCGAGTGTCGGCTGCGCGATGTAATTTTCCGGATTGTTTTCAAGTTTATGGCGAAACTCGCTGATTTCCTTCTTGGAGGATGTCGGGCCGATCAGCATCCCGTATCCACCCGAACCGTGAACCTCTTTCACCACCAGTTCTTCCAGATTGTCGAGCACATATTTCAAACTGTCGGCATCGGCGCAGCGAAACGTTTCGACGTTAGGAAGCAGCGGCTTCTCGCCCGTATAGAATTCGACAATTTCGGGCATGAAACTGTATATCGCCTTGTCATCGGAAATGCCCGTACCTGGCGCATTGGCAATCGTTATTCCCCCTGCGCGGTACACATCCATGATGCCCGGTATCCCCAGAATCGAATCGTGTCTGAATGTCAGCGGATCGAGATAATCATCATCCACACGGCGATAAATAACATCAATCGGCTCATATCCGCGGGTGGTGCGCATGGCCACGCGCCCGTCAATCACACGCAGATCGCTACCTTCCACCAATTCTGCGCCCATCTGGTCCGCCAGAAATGCGTGTTCGAAATAGGCGCTGTTGAAAATGCCCGGCGTCAGCACCGCTACAACCGCTTTGTCGCCGGCAGCGGGTGGCGCGCACGCAGCCAGACTGCTGGCCAGCCTGCGCGGATAATTGGCAACCGGTGCCACTTGCACCTGTGTGAACAGTTCAGGGAACATCGCCATCATCGTCTCGCGATTTTCCAGCATATAGCTGACCCCAGATGGCGTGCGGGCATTGTCTTCCAGCACCATGAACTCGTCAGGTCCGGTGCGAACAAGATCAATTCCCACAATATGGGTGTAAACCCCGCCCGGCGGCGTAAACCCGACCATGTGCGGCAACCATGCGACATTGTCGCGGAACAATCGCTGCGGCAGTCTGCCCGAACGGATAATCTCCTGCCGGTGATACAGATCGTGCATGAATGCGTTGAGCGCGCGCACCCGCTGCTCTATCCCTTTGGAAACACGGCGCCATTCCTGTCCCGAAATAATCCGCGGCACCTGGTCAAACGGTATCAGCCGTTCTTCGGCGTCATCTTCGCCATAGACATTGAATGTGATACCCGTCCGCCGAAATTCATGGTCTGCGTCGCGCTGCTTGCGCTCCAGATATTTGGGTGCTTGCTTGTGCAGCCACTCGCAATACCCGGCATAGGGCTCGCGCACGTCTCCACCAGCGGGATTTGCCGAACCGAACATTTCATCAAATTTTTCGTCGCTCATATAGCGTCCTTGTCGAGAGCGCGAAGCACGGCGGAAATAGCCTCGCCCGAATTGGCGAAGCCCAAATGCGTGCAGCGAAGCGCCTCAGCGCGATCGCGCTCGAAGGGCTTACCGCATGCTGAGCGCGGCGCAACTATTCCGTCGCGGGCAGACCACAAAGCCACGGTCGGCACAGGCGGCTTTTGCGAAACCGTGCCGGCCAAAGGTGCTTGCTCCACAGTGTGGCCGGCGATCAATTCATACGCCCGCCAGGCATTATTATCATGAGGATCGCCCGAAAACGGGGATCCCATAGTCACGACCAGCGAAACCGCGTCCGTTTCGCGCTTGGCCATCTCGCGGGCAAACAAGCCGCCAAGGCTCCACCCAACCAAAGCAACCTTGCCGCGCTCCTTCCGGTGGAATCTGCGCAAATTTTCCTGCAACGCATCAATCCGTTCGGGTGACGGGCGCAGGTTCCAGCCAAGGCCCCAGTCAATCACGCGGTGGCCGGCCTCTTCCAGCTTGGCGCCCATATATCTCATCCGTATGGGATGGGTTCCAAATCCGGGTAGCAGCATGACGGGCCGCGAAATCGCCGCCTTCTCCACGTGAAATTCGCCATTTCTTAATCGCCTGATAGGTTCTGCCCAAGCGGAGATTTCACCTACTAAATGCCTTAGAGGCGGCCCGCCCGAACGTGGCGCGGCAGGCGCAGGTAGCCCCTTTTCGGGACCGCTGCTGTCATGCCTGTCACCCCTGTTCACAAAGCTGCCCTGTCCGTTCACACAACCCTAACGGGCGGCGCATTGCTTGTTTCCCGAAAACCTCTGGCCGGTGCTCAGGTGCAATCGCCAAGCCGCTCATTGGTTACTTCCATCGTCATATTGACTGCACCGCCCGGCATTTGCGAGCCGCTCTGCTTCATTTTCATGACCATGACTTGCTTTTCAGGGGTCATCACTCCGGTCATCGCGATCTGTGCGCCAACGCCGCGATCGCCGGTACAACTCATTTGCGCATCGAGATTGCCGCCATCGGCAGAAAACCGGTCGAACTTGCAGTCGGCCCCGTCAGCGGCCCTGTTCATTTTTCTGGTCATCTCTTCCCAGCCATCCTGCACTTCATCGGCAGAGAGACAATATTCGTTAGCCTGTTTTTCGACACCCGCCATCATGCCGCGCATCTGTTCGGCCTGCTTTGGGGGAATCCCGGGGATCTCAAACTCGATCAGTTTAACAGTGCTACGGTATTTTCCCGGCATCGGCTTGTTCAGGTCGCCAGCCTCTCTGGCCACTTCGGCGAGCGATTTTCCGTCGGTCGGTGCGTCTTGCGCCTCCCCCCCGCAAGCAGCGAGCATGCCACAGCATGCCAGCGTGAAAATGATCGTCTGGCGCATAAGAAAATCCTCGATATCTTCAATTCGGACGCCTTCGTAACAAGCATGAACAATATTGCCAAATGGGTCCATTGCGATTGCGCATTCTGTGCCCCATATGTTCGCTCATGGCTGAATTAGTTATCCGTCGCGGGCTGGAAGAACCCGATACTTCAGACGATTTCAAACCGCACAAACCCGCCCGGCCCAAAAAATCGATGCCGGGTAAACGCTTCGAACTGGTGAGCGAGTATGAGCCTGCCGGCGACCAGCCGACGGCAATCAGCGAACTTGTCGGCAGCGCGCGCGAGGATGAACAGACGCAGGTGCTGCTGGGTGTGACCGGTAGCGGCAAAACTTTCACTATGGCAAAAGTGATCGAGACGCTGCAGCGCCCTGCGCTGATTCTGGCGCCAAACAAGATACTCGCCGCGCAGCTATACGGCGAGTTCAAAAGTTTTTTCCCGCACAACGCTGTCGAATATTTTGTCAGCTACTACGATTACTACCAGCCCGAAGCGTATGTTCCGCGCAGCGATACCTATATCGAGAAAGAAAGCAGCGTTAACGAGCAGATCGACCGGATGCGCCATTCGGCCACGCGTTCCCTGCTTGAACGCGATGATGTGATCATCGTTGCATCCGTATCCTGCCTTTACGGTATCGGCTCGGTTGAAACATATTCGGCGATGATTTTCGATTTGCAGAAGGACACTTCGGCTGACCAGCGCGAATTGATCCGCAAGCTGGTGGCGCTACAATATAAACGCAACGACACTGCTTTCCAGCGCGGCACTTTCCGCGTGCGGGGCGATAACCTGGAGATCTTCCCTAGCCACTACGAAGACATGGCATGGCGGATCAGCTTTTTCGGTGACGATATCGAGGAGATCAGCGAATTTGATCCTTTGACGGGTAAAAAAGGCGCCAGCCTCGACAAGGTCCGCGTCTATGCAAATTCGCATTATGTCACGCCGGGCCCGACGATGAAGCAGGCGGCGCAGGCAATTAAGTTCGAACTGGCCGAACGGCTCAAAGAACTGGAGGCCGAGGGCCTGCTGCTCGAAGCGCAGCGGCTGGAGCAGCGGACGAATTTCGATCTGGAGATGATTGCCGCAACCGGATCGTGTGCGGGTATCGAGAATTACTCACGCTTCCTGACAGGCCGCCTGCCCGGCGAGCCGCCGCCCACACTATTCGAATATCTGCCTGAAAATGCGTTGCTATTCGTCGATGAAAGCCACCAGACGGTTCCGCAAATCGGCGCGATGTCGAAGGGCGACCATCGGCGGAAAATCACCCTGGCGGAACACGGATTCCGCCTGCCCAGCTGTATCGACAATCGCCCGCTGCGATTCAACGAATGGGATGCCATGCGCCCGCAGACCTTTGCGGTAAGCGCCACACCGGGACCATGGGAAATGGAACAGACCGGCGGCGTATTTGCCGAACAGGTGATCCGCCCGACCGGCCTGATCGACCCGCCCGTAGAAATACGCCCGGTTGAAGATCAGGTGCAGGACTGCATCGACCAGTGCCGCCAGACGGCCGAAAAAGGGTATCGAACACTGGTGACCACGCTGACCAAGCGGATGGCGGAAGACCTGACCGAGTTTATGCACGAGGCCGGGCTGAAAGTGCGCTATATGCATTCGGACGTGGAAACGCTGGAGCGTATCGAACTTATCCGCGACCTGCGCCTCGGCGTTTATGACGTGCTGGTGGGCATAAACCTCCTGCGCGAAGGGCTAGACATTCCCGAATGCGGGCTGGTCGCGATCCTCGACGCCGACAAGGAAGGTTTCCTGCGCAGCGAAACATCGCTGATCCAGACCATCGGACGCGCAGCGCGTAACGTGGACGGCAAGGTTATTTTGTATGCTGACCGCATGACGGGCAGTATGGAACGCGCGATTGCCGAAACCGATCGCCGCCGCGAACGCCAGAACGCCTATAACCTCGAGCATGGCATCACGCCGACAACTATCAAGCGAAACATCCAGGATATTGTCGCGCACACCGCCAGCCAGGACGGGGTAACCGTCGATCTCGGCGACGAGGAGCGCAACAATCTGGTCGGCCACAATTTGCGAGCTTACATCGAGGACCTTGAACAACGTATGCGCAACGCCGCTGCCGATCTGGAGTTTGAAAAAGCGGGTCGGCTGCGAGATGAAATCCGGATGCTGCAAGCCGATGAGCTTGGTTTGCCCGATGCTGACAGGAAAGCGCAAATTGTCGGTCGCAGCACCGAAGGCAAACCCGGCACGCGCAAAATGAGTTACGGCCAAACCAGACGAAAGTGGAAAAAGTGAAGCAATTGCTCGCAGTGATATCGGTCGCCGCGTTATGCGCGTGCAACCCGCCAGCGGCAGGCGAGGTCGACGAGCGTGATACCACCGAGGCGGCCGGTCTGGGCCCGCTTGCTCCACTTGCATCGCCTGACACTCAAGACGCAGTCTGGGGCACTGGAACGGGCGAACGGCGCTTGATTTACGGAAACCCCGGACAGCCGCCGCTGATATCCTTGGCCTGTGAAAATTTCAACACTGACAAAGCGGTGGTACGGATTGTCCGCTATGTGCCCGGACAATCCGGGGCAAAAGCGCTGTTTGCATTGGTCGGTAACGGAACTGTCTCGCGTTTGAAGATGGACAGCCGGTGGACGGGAAAAGGCTGGCAGTGGGAAAGCGCTGTCGATCCCGCCAGCCCGGATCTGGACGTCTTGACGGGCATCCGCAGCGTGGAGGCGACATTGCCTGGCGGCGGCAGTGTTATTCTCAACCCCAGTCAGGCCCCGCGTGATTTGATAAACCAGTGCCGCAGCGGGATTATTCCCCCGGCGGAAGCGGACGAGATTTTGGAGGAGGAACAATTTCTCGTCGAGGACGGTTTGCCAGATTGACCAAGGTAGCCTGGGTCAGTACCTGCGGCAAAACCTCCTCGGCACCCGACGGCGATATCCAGACATATAGCGGCACGCCTGCAGCGCCTCTGCTTTCCAGATATTCGGTTATCGCAGGATCGCGGCGGGTCCAGTCACCGCGCAACACCTTCACTCCCGCTTTCGCAAAGGCATCGCGCGTTGCCGCGCGCTCTATCGCCGCGGCTTCATTGACCTTGCACGTAACGCACCAGTCGGCCGTAAACCACAGGAACACCGGCGCGCCGCTTGCCCTGGCATCGGCCAGCGCAGCCACGCTATAGGGCTGTTCCTGCAGCAACCCGCTCGGCTGGGCCTGATCGGTAAGCGTGTAGGCGCGGGGCAGCATGATCATGGCCAAAATTGCGACAATCGAAAGCCGCAAAAACAGGCCAAGTCCCGTCTTGTGTCCGCGCCTGCGTTTCCGGTCCGAAATCACGAATGCGACAATAACGCCGCCCGCCAATGCAACTCCTAACCCTGCCAATGGCACGCCGCCAAGCCGCCACGTAAGCCAAAGCAGAGCCAATGCCGTCAGCCCCATGGGGATTGCCATGAGCTTCCGGAAAGTCTCCATCCACGGTCCGGGCTTTGGAAGAAGGCGGCGCACTGCCGGCACAAAACCCAGCAGCAGGAAAGGCAGCGCCAGCCCCAGCCCAAGCATCCCGAACAAAACCATCGCTTGCGCTGCCGGAAGCAGCAGCGCTGCGCCCAGTGCAGCGGCCATGAACGGTCCGGTGCATGGAGTCGCGACCACTGCCGCCAACAATCCGGTTGCAAACGCGCCTAGCGGTCGGCCTGAACGGGTAATTTGCACGCCG encodes the following:
- a CDS encoding alpha-E domain-containing protein; translation: MLGRTAHGIYWMFRYLERAENTVRLLDAGFRMALTRDLVTSEEEWRSVIQTAGLKADYEKSNVSYSGIQVWNFILRDKANPLSVMDMIDNVRTNARLARNAISEELWEGLNESWMGIKQLFSKPISQRNLGDALAMVRNTGTLVQGSLEGTMLRDEGYAFARAGTFVERADNTARILDIKYYLLLPSLAHVGSSLDTGQWDNVLRSVSGNRAFRSIHAARIDSRGIMEFLVLDDRFPRSLAFCFSELRANLAELARLHGTEGDSNALMREADQQLSNTSIEDILDTGLHHFLTSYIVQNRAIAAAISNDYRFVS
- a CDS encoding circularly permuted type 2 ATP-grasp protein; the protein is MSDEKFDEMFGSANPAGGDVREPYAGYCEWLHKQAPKYLERKQRDADHEFRRTGITFNVYGEDDAEERLIPFDQVPRIISGQEWRRVSKGIEQRVRALNAFMHDLYHRQEIIRSGRLPQRLFRDNVAWLPHMVGFTPPGGVYTHIVGIDLVRTGPDEFMVLEDNARTPSGVSYMLENRETMMAMFPELFTQVQVAPVANYPRRLASSLAACAPPAAGDKAVVAVLTPGIFNSAYFEHAFLADQMGAELVEGSDLRVIDGRVAMRTTRGYEPIDVIYRRVDDDYLDPLTFRHDSILGIPGIMDVYRAGGITIANAPGTGISDDKAIYSFMPEIVEFYTGEKPLLPNVETFRCADADSLKYVLDNLEELVVKEVHGSGGYGMLIGPTSSKKEISEFRHKLENNPENYIAQPTLALSTVPIYQKKGLAPRHVDLRPFVLVSPDSIDITPGGLTRVAMKEGSLVVNSSQGGGTKDTWVLDD
- a CDS encoding esterase/lipase family protein, which codes for MLLPGFGTHPIRMRYMGAKLEEAGHRVIDWGLGWNLRPSPERIDALQENLRRFHRKERGKVALVGWSLGGLFAREMAKRETDAVSLVVTMGSPFSGDPHDNNAWRAYELIAGHTVEQAPLAGTVSQKPPVPTVALWSARDGIVAPRSACGKPFERDRAEALRCTHLGFANSGEAISAVLRALDKDAI
- a CDS encoding DUF3617 domain-containing protein, producing the protein MRQTIIFTLACCGMLAACGGEAQDAPTDGKSLAEVAREAGDLNKPMPGKYRSTVKLIEFEIPGIPPKQAEQMRGMMAGVEKQANEYCLSADEVQDGWEEMTRKMNRAADGADCKFDRFSADGGNLDAQMSCTGDRGVGAQIAMTGVMTPEKQVMVMKMKQSGSQMPGGAVNMTMEVTNERLGDCT
- the uvrB gene encoding excinuclease ABC subunit UvrB; the encoded protein is MAELVIRRGLEEPDTSDDFKPHKPARPKKSMPGKRFELVSEYEPAGDQPTAISELVGSAREDEQTQVLLGVTGSGKTFTMAKVIETLQRPALILAPNKILAAQLYGEFKSFFPHNAVEYFVSYYDYYQPEAYVPRSDTYIEKESSVNEQIDRMRHSATRSLLERDDVIIVASVSCLYGIGSVETYSAMIFDLQKDTSADQRELIRKLVALQYKRNDTAFQRGTFRVRGDNLEIFPSHYEDMAWRISFFGDDIEEISEFDPLTGKKGASLDKVRVYANSHYVTPGPTMKQAAQAIKFELAERLKELEAEGLLLEAQRLEQRTNFDLEMIAATGSCAGIENYSRFLTGRLPGEPPPTLFEYLPENALLFVDESHQTVPQIGAMSKGDHRRKITLAEHGFRLPSCIDNRPLRFNEWDAMRPQTFAVSATPGPWEMEQTGGVFAEQVIRPTGLIDPPVEIRPVEDQVQDCIDQCRQTAEKGYRTLVTTLTKRMAEDLTEFMHEAGLKVRYMHSDVETLERIELIRDLRLGVYDVLVGINLLREGLDIPECGLVAILDADKEGFLRSETSLIQTIGRAARNVDGKVILYADRMTGSMERAIAETDRRRERQNAYNLEHGITPTTIKRNIQDIVAHTASQDGVTVDLGDEERNNLVGHNLRAYIEDLEQRMRNAAADLEFEKAGRLRDEIRMLQADELGLPDADRKAQIVGRSTEGKPGTRKMSYGQTRRKWKK